In Leptotrichia sp. OH3620_COT-345, a single window of DNA contains:
- a CDS encoding VWA domain-containing protein, which produces MFKIRTSLNTHLAKPLKYYINTVYRKKTVPERGSIIYSDFGISGIYVGDNRIICIPENDILKNTGEVKCITTEEFIKNSDFPESIYISSNEKGAVGNSEIAEKAEKYIGEKNLFGLVFKNSHGFTKKCLDFSEKDFFDEYKDIEEGYKSETGLLKQKVKNKTGAVKWLLWENDRNNYINENVGTEKGFNISEMEKTMESYNEVPLNEEIILHMKREFSEIGDFITEVNDEKIPVHMMKILFRIREVLEQIILGYEQNENTLKGFGGDISYRELKEMGNDFKDIVEEMLRNRNIQDIIKKLGRGKKGIVEKKDRKIPKINRDEIFGIQKGSNLSRILPSELINLEDNQLKYLFYSKYLENSLLTYEIKGKEEEEKKEEEKKINSKGPIVTCIDTSGSMKGEPILKAKALIMAISKILKRENRELYILLFGSKGQLQELSVENDNEVSKIVKFLKKSYEGGTDFETPLKKALEIISKKENYNKADILMITDGVCKISHTFKKKLKEEKNRLSLKIYTVICGGDRVEKDFSDVVVVI; this is translated from the coding sequence ATGTTTAAAATAAGGACTTCATTAAACACACACCTTGCAAAACCTTTAAAATATTATATAAATACTGTTTACAGAAAAAAGACAGTACCTGAAAGAGGAAGTATAATATACAGTGATTTCGGAATTTCAGGAATATATGTCGGAGATAACAGGATAATATGTATTCCTGAAAATGATATATTGAAAAATACAGGGGAAGTGAAGTGTATAACGACAGAAGAGTTTATAAAAAATTCTGACTTTCCTGAAAGTATATATATTTCTTCTAATGAAAAAGGTGCTGTTGGAAATTCTGAAATTGCTGAAAAAGCTGAAAAATATATCGGAGAAAAAAATCTTTTCGGATTAGTATTTAAAAACAGTCATGGATTTACAAAAAAATGCCTTGATTTTTCAGAAAAAGATTTTTTTGATGAATACAAAGATATAGAAGAAGGGTACAAATCTGAAACAGGACTTTTAAAACAGAAGGTCAAAAATAAAACAGGAGCCGTAAAATGGCTTCTATGGGAAAATGATAGAAATAACTACATTAATGAAAATGTCGGAACAGAAAAAGGTTTTAACATATCAGAAATGGAAAAAACAATGGAAAGTTATAATGAAGTTCCTTTAAATGAAGAAATAATCCTACATATGAAAAGAGAATTCAGTGAGATAGGAGATTTTATCACAGAAGTAAATGATGAAAAAATACCGGTTCATATGATGAAAATATTGTTCAGGATAAGAGAAGTTCTGGAACAAATAATACTTGGATATGAACAAAATGAAAATACTTTGAAAGGATTCGGAGGAGATATTTCTTACAGAGAATTAAAGGAAATGGGAAATGATTTCAAGGATATTGTCGAGGAAATGCTTAGAAACAGGAATATTCAGGATATAATAAAAAAACTCGGAAGAGGAAAAAAAGGAATTGTTGAAAAAAAAGATAGGAAAATTCCTAAAATAAATAGGGATGAAATTTTTGGAATACAGAAAGGATCGAATTTATCGAGGATTTTACCTTCAGAGCTTATTAACCTTGAAGATAATCAGTTGAAGTATCTGTTTTATTCAAAATATCTGGAAAACAGCCTTTTAACCTATGAAATAAAAGGTAAGGAAGAAGAGGAGAAAAAAGAAGAAGAAAAGAAAATAAACAGTAAAGGTCCTATTGTTACATGTATTGATACATCAGGAAGTATGAAAGGAGAACCGATTTTAAAAGCGAAAGCATTAATAATGGCAATATCAAAAATTTTAAAAAGAGAAAATAGGGAACTTTATATATTGCTGTTCGGGTCAAAAGGTCAGCTTCAGGAGCTTTCAGTGGAAAACGATAATGAGGTTTCAAAAATTGTGAAATTTTTAAAAAAAAGTTATGAAGGGGGAACAGACTTTGAAACACCTCTTAAAAAAGCACTGGAAATAATAAGCAAAAAAGAAAATTACAACAAAGCGGATATACTAATGATTACTGATGGAGTTTGTAAAATATCTCATACTTTCAAAAAAAAACTAAAAGAAGAAAAAAATCGTTTGTCTT